A genomic region of Tenuifilum sp. 4138str contains the following coding sequences:
- a CDS encoding tetratricopeptide repeat protein — MLRISIISAILTFAMLFNSGLAQNHSIDSLNQALQKQESDLNRYKTLTELAIAYSDSNYEKSLEYWKSALNIANGLGKRELVANVYHQIGFSYMKMGEFKLSLENLENAGAIYSYLDSTKLYAGIQNDIGLIYRNWGKYDKALEYYLNALDLYRKIGDVEGIGIASNSIGQIHFYRENYPKAIEFFKEYLEINEAKGNSRAVAGASNNVASAYLELGKYDDALEYFLKSLHIYDSLGISIGVAIIQDNIGSLYFKQNLLDNALLYHQNALEIFQSLKSVTRVCYTQKNMGQVLLAQGKVDRAIDMFQESLNKAKEIGLKDVASDCSKLLSDCYVKTNNFQKAYSFLLDHITIKDSILNSETLQKIEELQAQYERDKKEQEISVMNSKLRAQRLTLLIATGFSVLLISLFLLVVFENRKKKKTLASLELLRKHIFQNISRNLCDLQLVINSYEVEGYFSAWWYGPQNKMYNF; from the coding sequence GTGTTAAGAATTAGCATCATATCGGCAATACTGACCTTTGCCATGCTATTCAATAGTGGTTTGGCACAGAATCATTCTATTGATAGTCTTAACCAAGCGTTACAAAAGCAAGAATCGGATTTGAATAGGTACAAAACTCTAACCGAGCTAGCCATAGCCTATTCCGATAGCAATTACGAGAAAAGTTTAGAGTACTGGAAAAGTGCCTTAAACATTGCAAACGGGTTGGGGAAAAGAGAGCTTGTAGCCAATGTTTATCACCAGATTGGCTTTAGCTACATGAAGATGGGTGAATTTAAATTGTCGCTCGAAAATTTGGAAAACGCTGGAGCAATATACAGTTACCTCGACAGCACTAAACTATATGCCGGCATACAAAACGACATAGGTCTTATTTACCGCAATTGGGGTAAATACGATAAAGCTCTTGAGTACTACTTAAATGCATTGGATCTATATAGAAAAATTGGTGATGTTGAAGGAATTGGAATTGCTTCCAATAGCATTGGGCAGATTCACTTTTACAGGGAAAACTATCCAAAAGCAATAGAATTTTTCAAGGAATACTTGGAGATTAACGAGGCTAAGGGCAATTCCAGAGCAGTAGCTGGGGCATCGAATAATGTAGCTAGTGCATACTTGGAACTTGGAAAGTACGATGATGCCTTGGAGTACTTTCTTAAATCGCTTCATATTTATGATTCATTAGGGATATCAATAGGTGTAGCAATAATTCAGGATAATATTGGTTCTCTTTACTTTAAGCAAAACCTTTTGGATAACGCCTTACTTTACCACCAGAACGCTCTTGAAATATTTCAATCGCTTAAAAGCGTAACAAGGGTATGCTATACCCAAAAAAACATGGGGCAGGTGCTACTTGCACAAGGGAAAGTGGACCGAGCAATTGATATGTTTCAGGAGTCATTGAATAAGGCTAAGGAGATAGGCTTAAAGGATGTAGCAAGTGATTGCAGCAAGTTGCTATCCGATTGTTATGTAAAAACAAATAACTTTCAAAAAGCATATAGCTTCCTGCTGGACCATATTACCATAAAAGATTCCATTTTGAACTCTGAAACCCTACAGAAAATTGAAGAGTTGCAGGCACAATATGAAAGGGACAAAAAGGAGCAGGAAATTAGCGTTATGAACTCCAAGCTGAGAGCACAACGTTTAACCCTATTAATAGCCACAGGGTTTAGCGTATTGCTTATTAGCCTGTTCCTGTTAGTGGTATTTGAAAATAGAAAAAAGAAAAAAACTTTAGCAAGCTTGGAGTTGCTCCGAAAACACATATTCCAAAATATCTCCCGCAATCTTTGCGACCTACAGTTGGTGATAAACAGCTACGAGGTTGAAGGATATTTTTCTGCTTGGTGGTATGGCCCCCAAAACAAAATGTACAATTTTTGA